A single genomic interval of Halobacillus halophilus DSM 2266 harbors:
- a CDS encoding adenylate kinase, whose translation MNLILMGLPGAGKGTQAEKIVEKYNIPHISTGDMFRLAIKEGTALGKEAKSYMDKGELVPDEVTIGIVRERLSKPDCKEGFLLDGFPRTIAQADALENLLSDMDDTLDHVLHIDVPKDQLIERLTGRRICPTCGATYHVVFNPPKEEGKCDHDGSELIQREDDQPETVRKRLEVNVEQQQPLLDFYRDKGYLVSFEGDKDINDVFKNIDEVLGDLSK comes from the coding sequence TTGAACTTAATTCTGATGGGTCTTCCTGGTGCTGGTAAAGGCACACAGGCAGAGAAGATAGTCGAAAAATATAACATCCCTCATATCTCAACTGGAGATATGTTCCGTTTAGCTATCAAAGAAGGAACAGCGCTAGGTAAGGAAGCAAAATCATATATGGACAAAGGCGAATTGGTTCCGGATGAAGTTACCATCGGAATCGTTCGCGAGCGTCTGAGCAAACCGGATTGTAAGGAAGGTTTTCTTCTGGATGGCTTTCCGAGAACCATTGCTCAAGCTGACGCCCTTGAGAATTTGTTAAGCGATATGGATGACACGTTAGATCATGTGCTTCATATTGATGTTCCAAAAGACCAACTCATCGAGCGTCTGACTGGACGACGCATCTGCCCGACTTGCGGTGCCACTTATCATGTAGTATTCAATCCTCCAAAAGAGGAAGGGAAATGCGATCATGATGGCTCTGAGTTGATTCAGCGAGAAGACGATCAACCGGAAACTGTAAGGAAGCGCCTTGAAGTGAATGTGGAACAACAGCAGCCACTTCTGGACTTCTATCGCGACAAAGGATATTTAGTGTCTTTTGAAGGGGATAAGGATATCAACGACGTATTCAAAAACATTGATGAAGTACTTGGAGACCTATCTAAATGA
- the secY gene encoding preprotein translocase subunit SecY, whose translation MFRTISNFMRVGDIRRKIFFTLAMLIVFRLGTFIPVPFTNRDAINFMDEQNAFGFLNTFGGGALQNFSIFAMGIMPYITASIIMQLLQMDVVPKFAEWKKQGEVGRRKLAQFTRYGTIALAFIQAIGMSIGFNALAGGQLIADPGVTKFLVIALVLTGGTAFLMWLGEQITSHGVGNGISILIFAGIVAAIPTGVNQLYDQYISGAGEQLFINLVIIALIALVIVAVVVGVIFIQQALRKIPIQYAKRLVNRSPVGGHSTHLPIKVNAAGVIPVIFAISFIIAPRTVAGFFENSEIASVIQYIFDYQNWPGMIIYVALIIAFTYFYTFVQVNPEQMAENLKKQGGYIPGIRPGANTETYLTRVMYRLTFVGSIFLAAVSILPIILGSVAQLPPTVQIGGTSLLIVVGVALEMMKQLESQLVKRHYKGFIK comes from the coding sequence ATGTTCCGTACAATCTCCAATTTTATGCGCGTGGGTGATATTCGGCGGAAAATCTTTTTCACTTTAGCTATGCTGATCGTATTCCGGTTAGGGACATTCATCCCTGTACCATTTACAAACAGAGATGCTATTAACTTCATGGATGAACAAAACGCTTTCGGCTTTTTGAACACATTTGGAGGCGGGGCATTACAGAACTTCTCCATCTTTGCCATGGGGATCATGCCTTACATTACAGCCTCAATCATCATGCAATTGTTACAGATGGATGTTGTCCCTAAGTTTGCGGAATGGAAAAAGCAAGGTGAAGTCGGCCGTCGAAAATTAGCTCAGTTTACCCGCTATGGAACGATCGCTCTCGCTTTCATTCAGGCAATTGGAATGTCGATTGGTTTTAATGCTCTGGCAGGCGGTCAGTTGATCGCGGATCCAGGCGTAACGAAATTCCTGGTAATTGCTCTGGTATTAACAGGCGGAACAGCTTTCCTTATGTGGCTTGGTGAACAAATCACATCCCACGGCGTCGGAAATGGTATTTCCATTCTGATTTTTGCGGGTATTGTAGCTGCGATTCCTACCGGTGTAAACCAGTTGTATGATCAGTATATCTCCGGTGCAGGAGAGCAACTGTTTATCAATCTTGTGATCATTGCGTTAATCGCACTTGTTATAGTAGCCGTTGTAGTTGGAGTTATTTTCATCCAGCAGGCATTGCGTAAAATTCCTATCCAGTATGCCAAGCGCTTGGTAAACCGTTCTCCTGTTGGAGGACATTCAACACATTTACCAATCAAGGTTAATGCTGCAGGAGTAATTCCAGTAATCTTCGCGATATCCTTTATTATCGCGCCTAGAACAGTAGCTGGATTCTTCGAAAATAGTGAAATAGCATCTGTTATTCAATATATCTTTGATTACCAGAATTGGCCTGGAATGATTATCTATGTAGCGTTGATCATTGCCTTCACTTATTTCTATACATTTGTTCAGGTTAACCCAGAACAAATGGCAGAGAACCTGAAGAAACAAGGCGGGTATATCCCGGGGATACGTCCTGGTGCAAATACAGAAACGTATTTGACACGAGTGATGTACCGGTTAACGTTTGTAGGATCTATCTTCCTGGCAGCTGTCTCAATCCTGCCGATCATCTTAGGTTCTGTGGCACAACTGCCGCCAACCGTTCAAATTGGCGGAACCAGCTTACTCATCGTTGTTGGGGTTGCTCTGGAAATGATGAAACAGCTGGAGAGTCAGCTTGTGAAACGTCACTATAAAGGTTTTATTAAATAA